The following nucleotide sequence is from Trifolium pratense cultivar HEN17-A07 linkage group LG2, ARS_RC_1.1, whole genome shotgun sequence.
TTTCCAGCTGCTCACAACAGTTATAAAAATGTGTGTCCAAACAGTCATTTGTTTTGCTTTCCTTCGTTGTTGGATGGGTTTTTTCGTGACGAGAAAATTACAAAGGAAGCTTCTACAGAAGAATCTGGTAGTCAATACAGAAGTCCACTTTGTGAAAAATTAGATCAAGATAGCTTGCAGGCAAGTAACAAAAGCTGGTCATCTGACTTTGGTGTGTTTAGGCTACTTAGTGGAGGGGTTATCTCGTGTTCGCTGAATTCAAAAGGGGGAGTGAATGAGGTACCGTCTCTTCAATCTGAGATTGATCGTAAAAACGACATTTCCTCGTGTGGAGGCTCTTTACATAAGCTGAAGTCAACACATATTCGGCCAAAGAGCTCTGAGGTGTCGTTCGAATCAAATTCCTTGGATGGTTCTGTCTCCCCTAACATAAAGATCGGCCCTACTGTGTTGGATTGGggacaaaaatatttatattcttcTTCAGCAGCTTTTTTAACCGTGGAAAATACATGCAATGAGAGCACGTTGCACCTCTACGAACCGTTCAGCACAGATTTACAGTTCTACCCTTGTAACTTCAGCGAGGTTTCGCTAAGTCCTGGTGAATCGGTTATAATTTATTTCGTTTTCTTCCCTAAGTTTCTTGGCTTCTCATCAGCTAGCCTAATTTTGCAGACAAGTTATGGTGGATTTGTAGTAGAGGCTAAAGGATATGCTACCGAGTCTCCTTTTGGAATTCAGCCGTTATCTGGGGTGGAAATATCTCCTGGTGGAAGATTGAGCAGGAATTTTTCGTTGTTCAATCCCTTCGACGAACCGCTTTATGTGGATGAAATAACTGCTTGGATATCATTTTCTTTAGGAGATAATAATTTCATTGAAACTGAAGGAAGTTGTAGCATAAatgattttcatatttttgatACTCGTCCTTCCCCAACGATTAAAGATCGTTTGGTCGTGAAGAGTAGCCAAGTAGGTTCACCAATAGTAGCAATTAGGCCACATAGGAAGTGGGATATTGGTCCACATAGTTCTGAAAATCTCTTTGAGATGGATATTACAGTTGGATTCGAAGGAAAAATCTTCGGTGCTTTTTGTTTGCATTTGCTGAGGTCCTCACAGGACACATTTGATACTATTATGGTTCCTATTGAAGCTGAAGTTGATACTTATTCTGTCTCCGACACACTTGGTAAATTTATTTCAGTTACACTTGAGGGTCTTGCCACATGTGATAGTGGTGAAATTGCCATCACTATCTCTCTAAGGAACGACGCctcttatattttgagttttGTTAAAGTTCTAGAAGTTGCTGACGTGGAGCTTTTCCATATGAAGTACAAGGAAGGCTTATTGCTTCTCCCTGGAACCGTTACACAAGTTGGCATTATTTATTGTAGTCATCACATGCACTTGGATTCACCTAAAGTCTCCGACTTGCAAGAGAACTGCAAACTGTCGATTCTAACAAATGACTCAACTAGTCCCCTGATTGTGATTCCATGCGAGGACATATTACATATTTGTTTTGAACATCATAGGCTTTCATCTGCTGGAATAGAAGACAAGTCTAAACATATCGAAGCTCGCAATATGAGGGCAGGGTATGTCCACAGAAGCACAGAATTGCCACCAAGTGTCAAGGTAAGTTgatttatctttattatttttgaacataaaagttGATTTATCTGtatttatttgaatataaaagttgattttttgtttttaatttgtaaatGTAAATGTCAACTACCGAGTGTTGAGTcttataaatatgtttttcttaTCACAAATTGTTCTATGCATGTCTACGCGGTCATTATGCACATCAAGGGAATTCTTATTCATATTGGAATTAAGTTAACTTACTTTTCTTTAAATTATccattgttgaatatttatcaaTTTCCAAGTTCcaataattattgaattaattttattttttgtttttgcatgAAGGTTTTAGAGACATCAGTAGACGAGCTAGTTCTTGAAAACTGGAAGTCTCAAGGAACAATGAGTGGCCTGTCTGTACTTGAGGACCGAGAGATACTATTTCCAATGATTCAGGTCGGAAGTTATGTCTCTAGGTGGATCACTGTGAAGAATCCAAGCCAACATCCAGTCACAATGCAGCTTATCTTGAATTCAGGAGAACTAATTAACGAGTGTAAGGGACTACATGATTTATTAAACCCTTCTTCTTCTGGTAATTTGGTTGTCGATGAAGGTGCTACTCCAACGAAGTTTGGATTTTCAGTACCAGAGAATGCGCTGACCGAGGCTTATGTGCATCCCTATGATCGTGTAACTTTGGGGCCAGTTATTTTTTTCCCATCTGATAGTTGCAGCTGGAGTGGTTCAGCATTGGTAAGAAACAATCTTTCAGGTGTTGAGTCAATACCTTTACGGGGATTTGGAGGGTCGCTTTCTCTAGTTTTGCTTGATGAGCGCTCTGAGCATGTTCAGAGTGTAGATTTCAATCTTAAAATGCTGAAGCCGCTCAATTTTTCTCTTCCCTACTCTTTACTTCATACGAAAGAGATGACTTCTGTTTGTTCACAACCTTTAGTGAAAGAGTTATATGCCAAGAACACAGGAGACTTGCCGTTAGTGGTGAAAAGTATCCGAGTTTCTGGGAGAGAATGTGGGTTGGATGGCTTCAAGATTCTTCATTGTAGGGGTTTTGCTCTTGAACCTGGGGAATCAATCAAACTTACAATGTCCTACCAAACTGATTTTTCTGCAGCTGTGATGCATCGAGATCTTGAACTTGCATTGGATACTGGTATTTTCCTGTATCCGATGAAGGCAAGTTTCTCGCATGACATGTTAAGTAACTGCAAGAAGTCTGTGTTTTGGATGCGAGTTAAAAAAACTCTTTCTGGATTCCTTCTTGTTGCATCCTTactatattttgtattttggtTTGTATCCCCTCAAAGCACTGCAATGGAATCCTTGGATTTCTCTCCCAAGAGCGACAATAACTTGGTCCACACCACCGCCATGAAAAGTGGTGGAAAAACTTCTTTGCTATATCACAGCCCGAGAAAGAGTAAGCTATCTGTGACTAATAATATAAATCATTTAATGGAGTCCCCTTGTGGCAGTTATTCATATGGTCAAGGAAATCAATCTGAACATGGAGTATCTCAGCATCTGATGCAGACTTCTGAAAGCCATTGTTCGTCGGATACTCAAGTTGCGAGCTCTGAACACTTGAAAGCATCTGAGAGTGGTCATCTTGTGGTCAAAACTGGTAAAGAAAAAGGGAGAAGAAGAAAGAGGAAGAATCTCGGTGCGAAATTAGCAGCATTGTCTGAAGTTTCAAGTAGTCAAAGTGGGAATTCGACACCCTCATCTCCTTTATCACCAGTAGCTTTTGCTACGTCTAAATATAACTGGCCATTGTCTTCTGATGTGGAGCAACCGCTTGAGACTCATAGTTCAACAACATCAGTGGCTGCGCGACATTCTATAAGCAACCAAGGTTCTGTTTTGAAGCCTGCTTCTCCTCAAGTGTCACATTCAGCTTCAAGAAGCACTGCGAGTACTAATATAACTGTTCAGTTACCTCCTACTTCTCCGTTTCATGCAGGCGCTCCTACACCTTCGTTGTTGTCACCAGAATGTGCTGGTACTTCGCATGCTCGAGCTCCTGGATCAGAACTTGATAACCAAAAAGATGTTCGAGCTCAAGAGGCAGGACTAGCGGATGAGTATGAATATGATATTTGGGGCGAACATTTTTCTTTACCTCACTTGTTAGTTTCGACGAAAAATGTTACTACTCACATGAAGCCAAGTCCTGCGAACAACAGTAGTTTCGACAGCTTTTTTGTAAGGGGTCCTCAAACCCTTGTGACAAATTCTCAAGAAGGTTAattaagttgaaaaataaaagcTCTTATATAGCTGCTACTACCCCCATGCACACTCACTATGATCAACCAGTAGTGTAAAAAAAGTTATAATCTTGTGAATATTTTAACGAAATCAGTGCATGAAGAAAGTCCTATAATTTTTTGGTagtgaaaataatatatattttttgataatcaGAGAAAATTAAAACTATCTATTGGGCCTGGTTCTGATTTGGGCTAGATGATGCTCAGTCCATGTTTGTTAGTCTAGTTGTAATATGATCTTTTGGTAATTGCTCTTTCCCCCCCACATTGCTCAGAATCCTCCTGTTTTCATCGGAAGATATATTTTAGTAGTGTAAAATTTTACcggaaaatattttttgtgtgatCAATGGATGTCTTCCTAGGCCATAGGTTGTGCATTATGGTATACTAGACATGACATTACTTGCACTATAATCCACCGGAGTACTTAGCCCTCGGATTCCTAAAGCTAGTTTTACATTGGTACAGCTTGTAGGTAGGTTTGCTCTAATAAGGACCCATTTTTAGGCAATGTTTTCATTTTAGGATGCACTGACTATGACTATTGACCCTATCCTGTTCATTTCCAGTTGTGTTACTGCCCAAGTTTGTTGGAGGGTTTAGGTTTAGGAAAATTGATATAGTAGTTGATATAGGGTTTGGTTAAAGAGGGTTTATATATCCGatactttaaaattttgaatgaagATGTAATATCTAAACTATTTGTGTGGTTGTTTTTAGTCTGGCTCAGTGATCTTCACATTGTTTCAGACTAGTTAACTTAACTGCTAATAGTTTTACTAACTAGAATAAATCTAATTGTGTAATTTATCAActataaattaacttatcaggtatccactattttttaccaaacaaacaGGTGCTATGTTAATGTTGGCATGCACGACCAAGATGTTGACCATATATACCATTAGGCAGAAGCCAAATGGTTAAATCCAAGTTTCtgatatttcaattttgtacacacatacatatatttttgcGGCCTTCATTAAAATTTGTGACCTCTAGTTAGGATGCAATCATATTCATGTGTAAGGTTTAGAACTGAGAGTTGTTGGTTATACGCCAATTCCAAGGCATTATTGTTTGTCTAGCTACTCAAGATGAAAGGTACCACTCAGGTCTATTGGTTTATTCATTTGGTCCTTGGCACTAATTGGATTACCTATAGCAGTAGCTATTAGTGGTCCAAATTCTATTTTAGGACCATTTTTCTACACCATCAATAGATTCCAATTGTtggactaataaaaaaaaaattattacaaccTGGTGCTTATTAGTATTATGCATTTGTgaacctcaaaaaaaaaaaaagtaatatgcATTTGTGTGACAAACAAGAGtaatatttccaaaataattgtttgattttttatataagcataCACAATTCCGATTTTGGGAGATTTACTtatctatattttaaaattttatactaTTCTTTacttaaaacttcaaaattttaTAACTCAATTATTTAAGTAGCGAATTGAATTCACAACTGCTGATGTCAAATTTCATTGTAAATACTGAATCAAattctcttcttttttgttgtaaaaaagAAGCTGACTTTGGAAAAATGTTATTGGGTCGTGTGAGTGCCCCACAAAAGTCGGTTTCTTTTGTGGGTGGCAGCAAAAATGTTTATAGGCTTTAAACTCTTTTCGTGACATTATTGTGTTCTCCCATGGTTGAGCAGAGCAAGCCATGAACATTGACACATTGTCATGTAACAAATTAATGTCGGCAAAGGTCTAGtgcaaaataattattagtATGTTACTATGTGTTAAACTCGTCTAAAATTATAGACAAAGtacttaattataaaattaccaCAATACtcttgtccgctacttaagtagcggacaccCTAACAAATACCCTACCTTTATAAtgtttgctacttaagtagcggacgtcatttttcaaaaattctcatttttataacgtcctctacttaagtagcggaagagtAAAACGAGAAAGTCGCGCACGAGTAACCGATAGGACAGCAAAAGTAATCCTCATAATGTAGAAAGGTGCAGAGCTAACAAAATGGACTGACTACCCGGCCGACCCATTGTTCCTGTACTTAAAATAGGTTGGACTTTTAAAAAATCACATGAAAAAACGACTGTATCTTTTTAGGTTGGCCCACTGAGCCTATATAGGCTAAcccactaaaaaaattatttttttttttaaaaataaaaattaatttaggaAAATAGATTGCATTCTCAATGGTTCTCATTCTCTATggcaaattcaaaatttttttcctagtttttaagggtaaaattgaggTTTCATATGTCATaaccgttttttttttctttctattattcCTTGTTCAAAAAaccctaacttttttttttatcaaagctTCAACAAGCTTCGCATCTCAAATTTCAACGTCAGATGATTTTGACCAAACTTTAGAAGTTAATAATGTTAAAATCTCCTCTGGTTGCTAATATGAAAAATCTTATAAAAGGAAACCCTGATGAAGAAAATACTCTAAAAGAAAGGATAAGGACATCGATTATGTAATCATAACACCCACATATTTGATATGAAAAATTGtccattacattttttttaattatcttttaaaaaaatagtatgaaAATTAATCAGATCATTTCTTTCCCGatccccctcatttcttttatacccccaaaaattcaattttgccccttgcggtttgaaatatttttgtcaaaaaacttcggtttatattcactgaagccaaatattagaccatttcggtaactgcgaaccgaacattagcgttttcggtacacagaAAACGAACGTAAGCttgttcggtacctgcgaatCGAAATGTCATAGATTTCGGTAtgttggtcgctggaattagcCCATTTTCGGTAgcagtttaccgaaataattgtttcggtacttgcgaaccgaaatgtcccagatttcggtaagtgattaccgaaatttatcagcatgtcatattatttcggttcgtataaatcGCAGTACCCCAAGGACAAAAACGAAAATTCAAGAGTAGAAAAGAATTGTGgagggttgggagagaaaccatcaatTAATCAAGCCAGCTTATCGGAACACATAGCCCATTACTAATTGGATCAGATTCAATTTAGTAGTCTATAAAGTAAACGAGCCGACCCGCTAAAATCTGTTTATATGTGTAGGCTCTTCGGGAGAGACAGACTAGACCGGACCGGACCGGACCACTTGATACCACTAGAAGGTTGTAGATATTTCGACAAGAAGCATGCACTTAGCATCACATTCTAAAAGTGattttataacaaaataaaaagaagaaaagagtgGAGGTTGGGTATTGGATGAACCAAACCATTTTTCCACTTTTTTCATATGCATATGCATGTGACTGTGTCCTTTCCTTATTCATGAACCGTAACAAATTAACCATTCACTCATAtctttcatatctttctttctACTTTAATGCTTTGGATCAAGCTCACAATTTTATGGTGAAGAGTAGTACGTTTTTGCACACTCTCCATCTATACAATTACAAAGTGATATATGGGACCACCTTGGTCCATTACCCTACAAATTAATAtcaaataaatgtatatttataaattagttttaatTAGAATATTATAATCAAAATAAAGAGTTTTAAGTGCAAAACACGTTACTATATTTTTGCAATTAAGTGTTGTAACATTTAAAAGATGAAACAACCATTTATTTTCTACTTCAAGTCGTTTTCTTCATCCTTTGGAAATAGTGTATGAAAGTGATATGCCTTATGTATTAAAAGTTCCACTAGCAATAATAATGCTCAATGACATGCTTTGCCCTTAATCCTCAACTAGCATAGCATATAAGCATGTCACAAATCACACTTTGTAAAATGAACAAAGCAAATAAAGTCCTTTTATGAATAGCTTTTGATTTGACCCACATTTTTTTAAGCTATATTGCTACGTCATTCCTAATTTAAGAGCACCACTAAATCTAAGTGCAATCCACCATATGTTTTGCACAAATTAtacattaaatatttaataaaattgtactataattttgtcaaatttacTACACTTTGAATTAaacatactattttttttttgaagtcaTCACTTTGAATTaactcatttttttgttttaatcaaCTCTAATAACACTATAATATTTTGATGTAATTCCTACTTGcttctattattattaatgaaatgcttTGAGTCTgcttccgtaaaaaaaaaacactataatAAGTTTCTACAAATTGTCCCCGTGAGCATAATTAACTCAATTGGCAGAGACATGCAAATTATTGTCAGGATCGAGGTTCAAACTCTAGTATtctcatttattcaccttaaaagatGAAATTCTAACTACCagactactaaaaaaaaaagttactctacacatgttaatattttcactttatttcaatataaaaaaagtgaattCATATTTTAAGTTATGTGTGTTAAAAAATAAGCATgttgttattatattatactaCCACATGAgaatcttataataaaaaaagttgataTATACCAGATTATGAGGCCCTGTTGCAGTGAACAGACTACTGAGTACTGACAACGTTGCTTGCTTCTTAATCTTGTGTCCGCATCCAATCCGCAATCATGCCTAACTCCCAATTTAAACAACTTATTTGGACACACGTATAAAAATGAAGATTATTAGGtaaaaataatggttaaaaaatatattttttattttccaatttaccaaaaataatgtatatttcttaaaatcattaaattatGTATATTTTATGTGTGTATTCAAATAATGTGTTTAAATGTTTGTGAGTTGTGACATACAAGAGTGTTAGACAATATACTTATGTTTGTGAACAAACATAGGACTACTATTTTACATGAAGTTGGTGCACCACAATTAAGAACCATGTGAATTGTTAAAGGAGTACTTTTATTCACCAAAATTCAATCTCTCATCTTTAATAAAAAGGATGATCAagaattctatttttttagagATTAATTTGAGGTGAATTTTAATACTATGTACTATGATTCACCattgatatatttaaaaatgttCAAAATTTCAACGATGACAAAGTCGTTTCTTCTATGTTGAAGTCAACTGTCCTTCTTATTTATAGTATGACTGAAGTAATGACTTAATTTATACGAGTTCAATTAGAATTACAGAAAATAGATATATAATTCACATTGAACTGACGTCAGTCGGATTATTGTCTAATGTCTTAGTCATAAAGACGAGAAATGTCATCAAAAGTTATTACTTTCGAAGAGTATTGTTGACCGTCGTTAgaatttttaatgatttttaagTATAGCTAGAATTTATCTTTGATTGTCAAAGAAATTGAGGTATTAATTACACAAGCTAGCTAACAGTTTCACTAAGTCAAGGAATTTTTCTGTCCTTCTCCAAACTGTCAACAACATTAATTTGTTAGCAATATGCATGTAAATATGTAACACAATATTAAATATCATTAAACATTTCAGTTCAGAATTGGTTTCATTGTTGTCATCATTATATCCCATATTGCTACTTACAAACAAACCTCGTCCTTTTCCTTCTCCTTAGGTACCCTTTTCTTCCCTTTCTTTTCATCTGTTCttccatatttttcttttattattatgtaaaacaaaaaaccattttttttaaaaaaaactttctcAGTTTCTAACATgcttttttgtgtgtgtgtgtgaattaTTGGTTACTGTTTTGCAGATTCACTTTTATCAGAGTTAGCATAACTTTGtgcatgttttacttttttctgTACCTAGTTttgcattattattttctttcttgttttctGTGAAAGTGGTAACATGAGTAGCAGAACACACACCTCTCTTCAGGTAATCAATCAAAGTTCCTTCAAAAAACGGCAAACtaatttctttctctttttggcCAATTTC
It contains:
- the LOC123903722 gene encoding uncharacterized protein LOC123903722; translation: MDLQTLIIINPIFMFTLRGLSQLARKFACHVILSYILYFLVAYGPCSVNAVQNSPDYDACASFEKSYHFDSSDTAISDSRLGHKFPAAHNSYKNVCPNSHLFCFPSLLDGFFRDEKITKEASTEESGSQYRSPLCEKLDQDSLQASNKSWSSDFGVFRLLSGGVISCSLNSKGGVNEVPSLQSEIDRKNDISSCGGSLHKLKSTHIRPKSSEVSFESNSLDGSVSPNIKIGPTVLDWGQKYLYSSSAAFLTVENTCNESTLHLYEPFSTDLQFYPCNFSEVSLSPGESVIIYFVFFPKFLGFSSASLILQTSYGGFVVEAKGYATESPFGIQPLSGVEISPGGRLSRNFSLFNPFDEPLYVDEITAWISFSLGDNNFIETEGSCSINDFHIFDTRPSPTIKDRLVVKSSQVGSPIVAIRPHRKWDIGPHSSENLFEMDITVGFEGKIFGAFCLHLLRSSQDTFDTIMVPIEAEVDTYSVSDTLGKFISVTLEGLATCDSGEIAITISLRNDASYILSFVKVLEVADVELFHMKYKEGLLLLPGTVTQVGIIYCSHHMHLDSPKVSDLQENCKLSILTNDSTSPLIVIPCEDILHICFEHHRLSSAGIEDKSKHIEARNMRAGYVHRSTELPPSVKVLETSVDELVLENWKSQGTMSGLSVLEDREILFPMIQVGSYVSRWITVKNPSQHPVTMQLILNSGELINECKGLHDLLNPSSSGNLVVDEGATPTKFGFSVPENALTEAYVHPYDRVTLGPVIFFPSDSCSWSGSALVRNNLSGVESIPLRGFGGSLSLVLLDERSEHVQSVDFNLKMLKPLNFSLPYSLLHTKEMTSVCSQPLVKELYAKNTGDLPLVVKSIRVSGRECGLDGFKILHCRGFALEPGESIKLTMSYQTDFSAAVMHRDLELALDTGIFLYPMKASFSHDMLSNCKKSVFWMRVKKTLSGFLLVASLLYFVFWFVSPQSTAMESLDFSPKSDNNLVHTTAMKSGGKTSLLYHSPRKSKLSVTNNINHLMESPCGSYSYGQGNQSEHGVSQHLMQTSESHCSSDTQVASSEHLKASESGHLVVKTGKEKGRRRKRKNLGAKLAALSEVSSSQSGNSTPSSPLSPVAFATSKYNWPLSSDVEQPLETHSSTTSVAARHSISNQGSVLKPASPQVSHSASRSTASTNITVQLPPTSPFHAGAPTPSLLSPECAGTSHARAPGSELDNQKDVRAQEAGLADEYEYDIWGEHFSLPHLLVSTKNVTTHMKPSPANNSSFDSFFVRGPQTLVTNSQEG